tgtgtgtgtatatatatatatatatatatatatatatatatatatatatacctgatgtttcattgctgcaagtggaggaaTCATGGATAAATAAAGAGTTTAAAGAATACAGCATGGATTTAAATACAGATAGTCATttgaaacattataaatgtctttccTGTAATTCTTGTTAAATTTAAAACATCCTCTGcgaagaaaatgtttgttttttttccacagaCATAAACATTTCATAGTGTGTTCAAACTCTTGAagtgtagtggatttacttcaattgttcccccaccctgacattatcctgtgcGATATCTTGATAGACCTGgcaattaatttttccctcgatgatggcaagcacaccaggccccgaagcagcaaagtagccccaaatcatgatgctccatcCACTGTACTTAAACCTTGGGATAATGttatcatgttggtatgcagtgcacCTTTTACACCACACGtaagtgctgcatgttcttcccaaacaataaAACCAtagtgtggtggtgggggcgtggttaaacgtcggtttgtgaatggagagtgagatcagggCCCAGTTTTTCAAAAAGTTTAATCTGGATCAGAACGATCCAGATTTGGAAATCCCAAATTTTGCTATCCAGGATCAGGTAATCCATCCTACTTTTGTGCCAGTttttcaaagcaacattggaTTGGAAATCCGGATTACCAGTGCTCTAAATGGTACTACATATCACAATGTAGGCTACTAGCTATGTAAAGAACAACAGGTAGAATAGCCAGCATGGGGTTTTTATTTGAAGAGacagaaaacaatacaataaaacgATACAAACATCCCCTTCCATTTTCAATTTCTTTTAAAGCTGGAGAGTCGATTTATGTTTGTAATTGATTTATGTCTGCTGAAAAGCATAGTTCTAAGTCACGCTGCTAAAAAGCGTGAATATTaagtttaaagaaataaaagataccgtttgagttggattcgccatctcccgcttcctctttTTCTGTGAACATTTGTTACACATAGTTTCATCagtacacaaaacattttcccagtagtgttgtggagtgtcaaggtggtctttggcaaacttcaggcacacagcaatgtCTTTGTTGTAGAACAGCAGCTTCCTTCTTTGTGTTCtgtcatggacaccatgcctgttcaatgttttctgtatagtagactcttgaacagagatgttaaccagttccaaagATTCCTTAAAGTTTTTTGCTGTCACACTAGGGTtactttttacctcattgagcattctgcagtgtgccctttgagtcggctgatggccacttctagggagagtagctagagtactaaatcgtctctatttatagacagtttatctaactgtggacagacgaatatctaagctcttctagataactttgtaaccctttccagctttatgcaaagcaacaaatcttgttcataggtcttctgagatctcttttatgCAAGGCATGgcccacgtcagcagatgcttcatgTGAAtagcaaaatgaaaatgtttgagtgctttttatgagtaaaagtagctctaacccacacctccacttttgtttcattaactggatgccaggttttccagctcctgactctaattagcttttgttgacgtcattagcctaagggttcacatactttttccaacctacactgtgaatgtttgaataatgtattcaatatgtacaagaacaatacaataatttgcgttattagttaaaacagattgtgtttgctCATTATTGTAACATATacgaagatcaaaccagattttaagacaaatttatacataaatgcaggtaattccaaagggttcacatactttttaatgccactgtatattatagtatatagtATTTATAGTAGAATAAGGAGAAAAGAGATTAAACTTGCCACAAGGaggaaatgtttattttcatgttgtttcaaacactcACAGCCAGTGCAGTTATCTTTGTAGGGATGTACAAAACAGATTTAACACACCTTTAGTCTTGTCTGCATATTGCCTTTTTAACTCAATTTAGTTGTTAACACTCATTTCACCATAACCAGTTTATGGTCAAATTGTCAAGCACTTTTCACAAGTTGCTTGTAAACCTTAAAAGTATAAAAGCATCctcacacaacaacaaaaaagctagAGATGTGTAAACCACAAATCCTCTTTTGTGATTACAAGACAAAGCTAAtccatcatatactgtatgtaaaaatcGAGGATCCTCTCTGCAGGCAAATTTTATAATCACGAGAGTTGCGCCATAGATTCAGAAAGCATAGTAACATGTTGAGATTATGAAACGTTCAGTATTCTATTACATCCAAATTTAAATAGCAAAATCATACTGTAGACTACAGTGTCCAAATATTCCATAATCCCAGAGAAActgaaaataaaagaaagagGGAGTGCATAAATATAAGCCTACAATGTAGAACAATGATAAATAGTGGGATAAAGTGCAGGAGTgctcatccatccattcatccaaccCTTCTCTCTCCATACATCCAGCtagcaggtaaaaaaaaaaaaaaaaaattgcattgtgCAAAAACAATTCAAACCTGTgtgccaaaaataataataataataacaacatgcatgttaatgGCCATCCCACCCTTGATACTATAAGATTTAATACCCATCAATAGAATCAACACTGgtaaacatacacacatatatagcaAACACACATGTCCATTTTCTCAGCTCAAGAGGGCACAAACAGTGTTGTCAGTGAGTCACAGACAATGTAAGGGAGTGCATGTGCTCTTTTTGTAAGGCAAGCAGTCAGTGAATCAAGTGAAACTGTCTACAAGTGAAGTTTGGATCAGTCTCCCATTGCACTGACCTTACTCTatactgatctctctctctctttcactgtgTAGATGAAGTGTTTTCTTCTGTGCAAACTGGGCCAATGCGACCAAAACAATACTCTGCTTGTATTCGCATATACTAGCGTAGAACATGCACTCACATGCATACAGCAAATCATACAATTTCCAGGTCATACagattcaaaacaaagaaaaacaaacatacaaacaatacTGAAATATGTCAAGTAAGTCACTCTAAACCATTCAAAAGCCTCTCACATATACATGTGCTTGGTGACATTTTACTTTGTagcattttatgtttgtttgtttgctttctaAGGAAATTGTGTAAATTATAGTACCAAatgtaaaggaacagttcaccctaaaattctggcatcatttactcaccctcatatctttCAAAatcctgtatgacattctttacTCTGTGGAACAGAAATAGAGGTATTTTGAAAAGTGTTCAGGCTGcccttttacatacaatgaaaatgtataGATGACCAGgggctgccaagctccaaaaacaacataaaagcacCAGAAAGAAGTTCCCTAACAAGTACaagtataaaataataacaataataataaataataaaatgtgaatattgtcagtgaataacagcttaaatttaACTCTGtcccttacacaaagctattgtatggcttcagaatacttggaatatggcatttaagtcatatgaattactttcatggtggttttatgtaatttttgaagCAAGACAAcccctggtcaccatttactttcattgtatggaaaagagcaatgtGAATTtccagcctaacatctccttttgtgtttgatgaaagaaagaaaaaaaaatcatttgggtttggaacgctATGATGGTGACTAAACGATGAcataactgtaatttttgggtgaactatccttttaacctttttttttttttttgctcaaggCATTGTTGCACCAAGAAGTAAACACCAACTAATGAATAACAGTATGAATTTCTGAAGAGGTAGAGGACCTGTCCGGGCTTATAATAAGGCAGACAGGAGAGAAGAGTGATGATCAGTCAGTTCCATGAGTTGTGTGGATGCAAGTAAGgtgttttaataattataaaaagcaGCAAAATAATACATAAAGCATTAACAAGTCAAAAGCTCAGAAACAGTTGGGCTTGTGCAACTGTGTGAGTCTCTCACACGTAAAGAATGACATTGTCGGGACAGTGCAGGCTGTCGTTGGGGTTCAAGGCTCTGCAAGTTGTCTGTGGCGGGGGAGCAGCGTGACAGCTCTTGGGGTGGGGCGAGTCACAGTCATCAGACGTGAGCTCCGCGATATCGTCCGACTGCGTGTCGGACATCTCCAGGTCACTGCGGATGCTTTCTGGCTGAGCGAGGGTGACATCTCGAAGAGCCTCCCTGAGTGACACCCCGGGGGACAGCCCTAGAGGGGAATCCAACAACACTCCGCTCCGGCGGGAACTGCAGTCCTGGGGCTCCTCCGCTGAACGGGGTGCCATTGCGGCAGTGGGTGGAGCCAGATCCTCCTCAGTGGTCAGACACAGATGGCTGGGTTTAGTTTCAATGTCCACCTGGATCTCAAGGTTAGTGCTCTCTCTGAAATGCATTAGGACAAACAAAAGGTGAGACTAAGCAAGACTAGAGTAGTTagttatagcctatatattcatcaGATTAAGAgttttgtatatatgtatataatttcaCCAGATAAGGTTTAtttatgaggaataaaaaaaaatgaggaacaacaacaacaaaaaaacagattaattggtaaaaccgatatatcagtctacctctagtaGTTACTAAAAACCCTTCATACTGAGCATATTGTATGCAAAGACTGCATGAGCtgatgaaataaatatttaaatttgacAAAGTTTACAAGGTTCTTGGCATCAAATCTTCAAAATTATATCCAAACAACTTTGAGGCATCCTCTGATACAACTTATATATACTTGCATTATACTTAATATTCCAATTATTTAGCAAAAGTTGTTTTACCTGTCAGGTAAGGTGTAAGTGGAAGTGATGGATCCTGCCATGCCCCTTGTGCTGGCACAGTCACTGGCTGCTCCCAAGCTGCCTGTCTCCCTAACAGCACCTTCCTTACCAAGCTCTGTTCCCTGCACTTCCAGCCTGAAACATAAATGAAAAGGTCATGCATTCTCATGGAAACAAAAACAATACCAATATTTACAGTATACCTCTTTAATTTACTATACAGTTTACCAAATATCCCAACATGCTCTActgggtaaatctcacaaaacatgtttgttgggggcctgggtagctcagcgagtattgacgctgactaccacccctaaagtcacgagttcgaatccagggtgtgctgagtgactccagccaggtctcctaagcaaccaaattggcccggttgctagggagggtagagtcacatggggtaacctccttgtggttgcgattaggggttctcgctctcagtggggcgtgtggtaagttgtgcgtgggtcgcggagagtagcatgagcctccacatgctgtgagtctccgcggtgtcatgcacaacgagccatatgataagatgtgcggattgacggtctcagaagcggaggcaactgagacttgtcctccaccacccggattgaggtgagtaaccgcgccaccacaaggacctactaagtagtgggaactgagaattccaaattgggagaaaaaggggattgaaaaaaaacaaaacaaaaaacatgttcggttcatatttcaacccaaaaaaattaaataagacattatattttgctatatacatatatatatatatatatatatatatatatatatatatatatatatatatatatatatatatatatatatatatatatataaaaaagaaatgaagcctgttttaggaccattaagattttttgcattgtgacattagtttcatgacatttaaattgcaaaaaaataaaaaaataaaaaaataataatatcttattttatttgtattatatctTGATACATATTGATATTACTTGTACTGCTTttaaattatgcacatttaatGCAGACATTTTGTAATTTgtacagtaaaacagtaaaaaaaaaaaaaaaacctcagaaGTATAACGATGAGAATTTTGAGGGAAACTCAAAAATAGGTcctaaaaatagatttttttcatgcaaaaaaaaacaaaacaattatttatatatatatatatacacacacacacacacacacacacatatatacacacactatcggtcaaaagttttgaaacacttgactgaaatgtttctcatgatcttaaaaagcttttgatctgaaggcatatgcttgaATGTTTGAAACTAGTTTTGTagagaaaaatataattgtgccaccatattaatttatttcattacaaaactaaaattttatttgtaaaaaagtttttgaaatggatgacttggaccgaataataaagaaaagcagtcaataagtgcccaacatagatgggaactccttcaatactgtttaaaaagcatcccagggtgatacctcaagaagttggttgagaaaatgtcaagagtacatgtctgcaaattctaggcaaagggtgactactttgaagatgctaaaatataacacagttttgatttatttgggatttttttagtcacaacataattcccatagttccatttatgttattccatagttttgatattattctaaaatgtgaagaaaaaaaaaattataataaagaataagtgtttcaaaacttttgaccggtagtatatacatatatatatatatatatatacactctacTGCTGACAACCCATGGGTGTTCCATACCTGCTGTATTTTCCTGTCCTAGCACCAAGCGCTCCTCCTGCTAGTGTGTTAAAGTGGGGTGTGTCTCCCAGGCCACCTGGGGCAACTGATAGGCCCTCACTTGGAGAGGTAGTACTGAGGCCACTGGCTCCTCCCTCCAAACTGCTCTCACCCAAGCTGGGAGACTTCAGTGCTCGCCATGCATCAGCAACTACAGAGAGTGAATGCATCAAACTGATAGTTCAATCAATTGATCAGCTTTTTATGACATCACATGCCATAAATGGTCTTAACAGGCTTAATTTTCTGAATGTGAAGTCTTATGTCTAATTGTTTCAAAAGCTGATGGATCATTCATATAATTTATACCTGTAATAGGTCCATCATCGTCATCAAAGTCTATCCTCACACCTCGTCCTTTCCCTCGGCTCACCCCACAGCCCCCACCACGGCACAGAGAGATAGGCACAACACCATACACATACGCCAACATGATGGGAACACCAATGCCTGTGTGGaagataaataatattttcaagcaGTCTATACCATCTTTCTATAGTAGTTCATTGTATTTGTACCTTTCTTCTACTTTGATACTACATTATTAGAAATGATTAacttataaaattatatgtaattTGCTTTCAATAAAAGCATcatctaaattaataaatgtaaatgtaaattactcACCCACACTGACAGCAGCAATAACAGGGGCTGTGATGATTGACAGAGCCACACCTCCAGTGATGGCAAGATTTCTTCTGTGATGTGAAGTTTTCTTCCCCTCATAGTGCGAGTGAATCTGTGATAAACAACAGCAGGGTTATACAGTAGCACTGTCACAAATCTGCTTATCAGTTACTACGAAAGATTCTGATGGGAATTAATTGCACTGGATGTCTTTTAATTTTATAggcaataaaaataatttaatgggTATTGGTATACTACAACTTCAAAGTTACAATAAAAATGCTTGTCAAATGGCCAAAAACTGCAGCTTTGGAAACCAATGAAAAGCATTCACCAGCATCCACATTACTGGCAAAAATATTTTGTAGCACAAGGgtctgtgtatttatttatttttttttcttttattggttttaacactgattaataaaataagcagatacCAACTCGCTTCCTTTCATTTTCTACTTAAAAAGGAATACAGAGATTGGGGGAAAAGGCTcaatttttgttttccttcagtGTTGAAAAAATTAGTTTACGCCTTGAATATTGGATATGCACATGTGAGTGGCACTGAAACACCCCTTTTATCTGACTGGTCAACTTGCCAGTCagcaaaatcatacaatgttaataaaaataaaaataatatataatagaccaactctCAGTCAGCATATGGCCACGTGATGTGGCTTGTGATCTCTCACGCATCGTCCATTAGAGGCAACACCTTGCAACAACAtcatgatgtgccaagcagcaagatttgaatacatatggcatgcatagtttacagttagtggtggttcgggacaatatttaatgaaaattgagacaaatttgcagcccaatcccaactctaattctgtCTGATGGgattaaggcagtacagaagaTGGGGCGGGTTCACCATTCAGATAAAAACGGGCATTTCAGTGCCACTCACATGCgaatatcaaatattcaagccgtaaattaattaaaaaaatcaaaataaaaaatatatatatattgagccatttccccctttctctttattactttttaaatagaaaatgaaacagtcaacataaaattcatttgtatctgcttattctattAATCactgttaaaaccaataaagaagaaATCACATTTTTGGGTTTCAAAAGTTGAAaagaatggacgcaaaagtacatAGACCCACAAGGCTCCTTGTTGAGGCACAGGAACAATGCTGTATGCCcacaaacatttttacacaaGGCAGTCATTGTACCAGAATTATGGCTGGATTAAAACCAATTAGTCTGGTTGAGCAACACTCAGTGTGAAGAGAGGGAAATTCCCAGCCTTTTTAAAGGAAATTCTGTTCCTGATAAAGGTTATAGTGTGAGGGGAAGGTGTTCACTAATATCCAAAAATCCGCACCTTGCGTCCAATGTAAACCGGGATACCGATAACCATAGCAGGAACTGCAATTCCAGCGATCAGAGTGATGCCCACTGGTGCACCAATCAAAGTGCCCAGCTGCCAAAGAATCTTCTTCTTGCGACTCCATGGCTTCTTTCCCCAGAATGTACAACCTGATGGACTGAGAAAACACAAAGTCCAAGAGAATTATTCTCAGTTTGTACCGCACAGTACAATAAATTGGCATAAAAAGCttctaaacttaaaggaatagttaacctaaaaataaaaaaatactctctcatcatttactaatcttcatgccatcccagatgtatatgactttctttcttctgctgaacacaaacaaagatttttagaagaatatctcagctctgtaggtccatacaatgcaaatgaatggtggacAGACATTTTAAGCTGCTAAAAGCACAAAGacaatccataagacttcagtggatAAATCCCTGTCTTCAGAACATTATGATTCaatagggtgagaaacagatcagtctatcaatttacactttcacattcttcttttgtttttggtgattcacattcattgtgcatatcgccacttagtgggcagggaggagaacttatagtaacaatggactttaatattgatctgtttctaacccacacctatcatatcacttctgaacttatagatttaaccactggagtcttatggattacttttatgttacctttaaatgcattttggagcttcaaagttctggtcaccattcacttgcattgtatggacctactgagattatatattcttccaaaaatctttgtttgtgttcagcagaagaaagaaagtcatacaaatctggaatggcatgaggatgagtaaataatgagagaattttcatttttggttgaactatacctttatatttcagtctgttcttcacacaaagctatcgtatggtttAATAAGACTTAAAATATAGCGCACAGGtagtttggactacttttatgatgctttgatGGTGTTTTTTGTCTTTATTGAAGCTTGACAGGCCGTGGACACCATCCATTTTCACTACATGAAAGAGacaagcttggacattctgctaaatttctCATTTGGTGTTCcacggaacaacatgagggtgagtaaatgttgactgaatttttatttttggctaaactattcctttaaagacagagATGATACCTGAGGTAGTGCAAGTCTGATATCTCCTTCATACAGAGCCAGCAGAACTCACAGCCGCACACAGCACAGGTCATGTGATTACAGCTGCCGTCATTCATTTTGATGATGTAAGCACCGCATCGAGGGCAAGGTTTGATGTCATCAGCTGAATAGGGATTAAAGGGTTTGGATTTAGATTTTGTACAGGCAAACAGAACCTAATGTAAACAATGAGTGCTGAGGAAGCTCTCTGTAAAAGCAGCAAGAGAGATAAGAAGGGAAGAAGCTGGTAGACTGTGCTTTTATTCAAGAGGTTAGAGAAAAGAACCTAAGAGGGTGGAAAGTATACAGTCCTGTAGGGAAAGAGAAACCTCAATAAATGCACAGTGTAAAGTGTACACTGAAGTATTCAAAATGAAAGTGCTTAAGGGTGAACAACATAGCAAATCAAATTATATGACTGACAGGTGGCACTCTTAAACACAATAAACCAGAAAGGTAGCACAACAGTTATTTTTATCCAGTAATTTGTGGTAGTCATTTTCAAAGATGTGATAAACGCAACAAGTACTGTACAAAGCAGTAAATATAATGAAGGAATaatacacttaaaggaatagttcacccaaatatgaaaattctctaatcatttacgcaccctcatgccatcccagatgtgtatgactttctttcttcagcagaacacaaattaagaattttagaagaattactcagctcttttggtccatataatgcaagtgaatgggtgcaaaatgttgaagctccaaaaatcacataggtcagcctaaaagtaatccatatgactccagtggttaaatcaatgtttttaatttctcctccctgctcagtcaatctccactttaacgttcactttcttcttcttgtgtttttggtaattcacattcttcatgcatatgccccctactgggcaggaagaagaatttctagcaaaaatggacttaagtattaatctgtttctcacccacacctatcatataacttctgaacacatggatttaaccactggagtcttatggattacttttacgctgcatttatgtgctttttggagagtcaaaattttggcacccattcactagctgaaatattcttctaaaaatcttcatttgtgttctgcaaaaaaaaaaaaaaaaagaaaaagaaagtcatacacatctgggatggcatgagggtgagtaaatgataagagaattttcatttttgggtgaactatccatttaagggcTGCAGAACAACACATACTAACTAGATTTTTGCCATTACTAAGACaatttgagtggtgcttgcccatgcaaaacttgctgccatgatgtttgggtgttgtgggtggttgccaaggtgttgctcTGCGGTTGcaaatgtgttctgagtggtttttagtgcattgctgtgcagttgctagggtaatGTGGGTGGTTGTTTTGGTGtttctaagtggttgcttactggccaaagtcaaaTTAGGGCACCCTCAAttttctatgacattctgatctctAGTTATGGCTCGGGAtcttccttcaatgtaagtctatgggactttCTGCAGTTTTTTTTACATGCCGAACTTTGAGTTAGGGGTTGAGAGACAAAAAATGGTAAACAGATTGCTGAATACTCACTGTGTCCCTGCTCGGCCGTGTAGCTGGGTGAATGGTTACTGTGTGTTCTGAAGGACAGCGCCCTCTGCTGTCGGGCAGAGTCACAGGTCTGGTTAGGATGCCAAGTCTGCTTGCAGTGGTAACAGAACTCGGCACCACACCCTTCCCTTCGACACACCAGCCTGGGGCAGCTGGCACATCCAGATGCAATTACCGCAAAACTGGCAAGAGAACAATGCATACAAGTCAACAAGCCGTTCTAGAGAATCTATCATTTCATCTGCATGGGAATATCGTTATAAATTGTTTTGTGAACTTTTTGGACTAGGTAAGATTAGAATGACAAAATTAATAGCACAGCTTTTCAGTTCTTTGAAAGTACTCACGTCATCTCTGAGCTAGGGGAAAATCATGAATCTGATTTACACACAAACTAGGACAAGAGTGTGTTCCCAACACAATTTCATTGTGCCTTATCTTCTTTATAATGCAACTCCTTGAAGTCAAGGGAAGCATTAGAAGTTACAGACAATACTAGGCCTACATTATGGAAAATGAGAGGGAGAATTTATTGCCAGTCAAAATATTTGTGCTGTGAGCATTTCCAAGTATTCCAATTCCACTTTATTTCTGCCCTAAGAACAATACTTAGTTGCCAGACTCAATTTCAGATCCGAGGAAAGCACAAtgatgataaaaaatatttttaaaagattaaaaagaaaacgtaatgtaaataatattttgttgtttttgagagATTTTGTGACTGAATATATTGAGTCAGTTATGGCTCAATTGAGATTCAACACTAGTGTTTTAAGATAAATTTCTGCTGAAATAGATTTTTCCAGTAAATGAAAAGCTGGTTTCTCccttcaaattaaaataaaactggtCCCAAACCCTGTTTAACATCATCAGATTATTCATGAAAAACAATCCTGTAAATTTTAAGTGCATGTTTTAACCTGTTGGCATAGAACATAGAACAACATAACTTGACGGAGTTAGGGCAGGTTCTTCAGAAAAACATTCCACCTCAAGCCTacaccttatttatttatttatttattttattttatttttattcccttttctccccattttggaatgcctaattcccactacttagtaggtcctcatggtggcctcaatccgggtggcggaggacaagtttcagttgcctccgcttctgtgactgtcaatccgcgcatctatggctcgatgtgcatgatatgcatggaggctcatgctattctccgcgatccatgcacaaatttCCACACgcgcattgagagcgagaaccactaatcgcgaccacgatgagattaccccatg
The sequence above is a segment of the Myxocyprinus asiaticus isolate MX2 ecotype Aquarium Trade chromosome 34, UBuf_Myxa_2, whole genome shotgun sequence genome. Coding sequences within it:
- the LOC127424954 gene encoding E3 ubiquitin-protein ligase RNF19B codes for the protein MGSEKDSESPHSSVSGIPNPKCRGPGKKQGRISFQSLFHSKRGSRGTKANVGTPLTQQLHQQQQLQQQQLIQPPTPTNVSSDPSKSDSAEPLSASQASLSGQELLECPLCLVRQPVEQLPELQGCSHRSCLCCLRQYLRIEITESRVQLSCPECAERLAPRQVAVILDDPVLMEKYEEFLLRRCLASDPDCRWCPAPDCGFAVIASGCASCPRLVCRREGCGAEFCYHCKQTWHPNQTCDSARQQRALSFRTHSNHSPSYTAEQGHTDDIKPCPRCGAYIIKMNDGSCNHMTCAVCGCEFCWLCMKEISDLHYLSPSGCTFWGKKPWSRKKKILWQLGTLIGAPVGITLIAGIAVPAMVIGIPVYIGRKIHSHYEGKKTSHHRRNLAITGGVALSIITAPVIAAVSVGIGVPIMLAYVYGVVPISLCRGGGCGVSRGKGRGVRIDFDDDDGPITVADAWRALKSPSLGESSLEGGASGLSTTSPSEGLSVAPGGLGDTPHFNTLAGGALGARTGKYSRLEVQGTELGKEGAVRETGSLGAASDCASTRGMAGSITSTYTLPDRESTNLEIQVDIETKPSHLCLTTEEDLAPPTAAMAPRSAEEPQDCSSRRSGVLLDSPLGLSPGVSLREALRDVTLAQPESIRSDLEMSDTQSDDIAELTSDDCDSPHPKSCHAAPPPQTTCRALNPNDSLHCPDNVILYV